In one Bacteroides intestinalis DSM 17393 genomic region, the following are encoded:
- a CDS encoding glycoside hydrolase family 88 protein, whose protein sequence is MKKSTLLFVTILISFFPSGDLFAKGKVKVDKALEQAARQYLYMRSELQGSNQFPKTYDKHMQRLKTSNSEWWCSGFYPGTLFYLYEDTGNKELYAEGVRMLKLLEPEQYNVNTHDVGFMMYCSYGNANRVAPKPEYKDIMVNSARSLISRFSPVVGCIKSHNRKPDDYVVIIDNMMNLELLFWATQATGDSTFYDIAVKHADTTLKNHFRADNSLYHGLNYNPATGEIKHYQGGQGFSEKSAWARGQAWGLYGYTMMYRFTKDRKYLEQAIKIAEFTLNHPNMPKDLIPYWDYNAPDIPNALRDASAAAINCSGLLELSQYVSGEQAEKYYKAAEKMLQTLSSPAYTAEEGTNGGFILKHSVGNIPSGTEVDVPLTYADYYYVEALCRYKSLNDKP, encoded by the coding sequence ATGAAAAAAAGTACATTATTGTTTGTTACGATTCTAATTAGTTTTTTTCCCTCCGGCGACTTATTCGCCAAGGGTAAGGTAAAAGTTGATAAGGCGTTAGAGCAGGCTGCTCGTCAGTATCTCTATATGAGGAGCGAACTGCAAGGAAGCAACCAGTTTCCTAAAACGTATGACAAACACATGCAACGCTTGAAAACCAGTAATTCGGAATGGTGGTGCAGTGGCTTTTATCCCGGAACTCTGTTCTATCTGTACGAGGATACAGGAAACAAGGAGTTATATGCTGAAGGAGTACGTATGTTGAAGTTGCTGGAACCGGAACAATACAACGTGAATACACATGACGTCGGTTTTATGATGTATTGCAGTTATGGCAATGCAAACCGCGTTGCTCCGAAACCTGAGTATAAAGATATTATGGTGAACAGCGCCCGTTCGTTGATTTCCCGTTTCAGTCCGGTGGTAGGCTGTATTAAATCCCATAATCGCAAGCCGGATGACTATGTCGTTATCATTGATAATATGATGAATCTGGAATTGCTTTTCTGGGCTACTCAAGCCACAGGAGACAGTACATTCTATGATATTGCTGTGAAACATGCCGATACAACTTTGAAGAATCATTTCCGGGCAGACAATAGTCTTTATCATGGACTGAATTATAACCCGGCAACCGGTGAAATAAAGCATTACCAAGGTGGACAGGGCTTTTCCGAAAAGTCAGCTTGGGCTCGTGGACAAGCTTGGGGATTATATGGCTATACAATGATGTACCGTTTTACAAAAGACCGGAAATACCTTGAGCAAGCCATAAAGATAGCAGAATTTACGTTGAATCATCCTAATATGCCGAAAGACCTGATTCCTTACTGGGACTATAATGCTCCTGATATACCGAATGCCTTGCGTGATGCCTCTGCTGCAGCTATTAACTGTTCCGGACTGCTGGAATTGTCTCAGTATGTATCCGGAGAACAGGCTGAGAAGTATTATAAGGCAGCCGAAAAAATGCTCCAGACATTATCCTCACCGGCGTATACGGCAGAGGAAGGAACTAACGGAGGATTCATCCTGAAACATTCGGTAGGCAATATTCCTTCCGGTACGGAAGTAGATGTGCCTTTAACCTATGCTGATTATTACTATGTAGAGGCGTTGTGCCGATACAAATCCTTAAATGATAAACCCTAA
- a CDS encoding glycoside hydrolase family 2 protein, protein MNKLLIFLLLFLSLSYSAQGSDKNYAKTTDRIWLDSKEVHQGEYTWKMMKVGDVKASAEEISSLGYNTSNWLPAIVPGTVLNSLVYNKKYPEPYYGLNNKIESNKIPDISKVGREFYTYWFRTEFEVPASFAGKNIWLQPDGINYRAEVWVNGNLLSTINGMFVNDYINITDFVKVGNKNVLAVRVYPVDVPGTTMPKPWGAVGEFHNGGNGNIGLNTTMLMSVGWDFTFMDGIRDRNTGIWKSISMYTTGTLALRHPFVKSELQKPGYDVAHETISVEVVNPLNSMDTISGVIRGEITGENIVVEKPFRILRGEEKMVTFTPEEFPQLTIRNPRLWWPVNKGPQNLYELKLTVNVKGAVCDSVKTRFGIREITSDTNTPDKSRVFYVNGKRIFIRGTNWIPEGMLRTSDERTYAELRYTRQAGINLVRFWGGGIVESDYFYQLCDELGLLIWQEFWMTGDTRHPQDKSVYLNNVASTVKRIRNHPALAYYVASNESSEVSGTPELLKQLDGTRGYQMQSECAGVHDGSPYKQVNPMQHYENTASVRGSRVDGFNPEYGAPTLPTVEILREMMDEKDLWPINKEVWDYLDGNGFHLMSTMYTDLVNNYGQSSSIDEFAQKGQFVGAMNSKSIWEVWNYNKLDYGDRFCSGLLFWYHNCPVRQVCARMWDWSLEPTASLYHTANALEPLHAQFDYLKNTVSVVNDFYQEFKGYTVVAQVYDINSKKVFEESEKVDLPSDGVANDVLAIRFPGDISQVHFIKLRLKDEKGKEVSSNFYWRSNDKYEGKETLTGPTSSGFETLSQLKKARLNTSYKTRKSEGKYFVDVTVKNVSGSIAFFNQLQFLNQDLKPIRPSFYTDNFFSLMPGESKSVVIETNAEKITEEPVIVVKGWNVDRKQINK, encoded by the coding sequence ATGAATAAACTATTGATTTTTTTGCTTTTGTTCCTGTCTCTCTCATATTCCGCACAGGGCAGTGATAAAAACTATGCAAAGACAACCGATAGAATCTGGTTGGATTCGAAAGAAGTGCATCAGGGAGAATATACCTGGAAGATGATGAAAGTGGGAGACGTGAAAGCATCGGCTGAGGAAATTTCATCACTTGGGTATAATACGAGCAACTGGTTGCCGGCCATTGTTCCGGGAACGGTGCTTAATTCTCTTGTGTATAATAAGAAGTATCCTGAACCCTATTACGGGCTGAATAATAAAATAGAATCCAATAAGATACCGGATATCTCAAAAGTGGGTCGTGAGTTTTATACTTATTGGTTCCGCACAGAATTTGAAGTCCCTGCTTCTTTCGCAGGAAAAAATATATGGTTGCAGCCTGATGGTATCAATTATCGGGCAGAAGTATGGGTAAATGGTAATTTGCTGAGTACAATCAATGGAATGTTTGTCAATGATTACATTAATATAACCGACTTTGTGAAAGTAGGTAATAAGAATGTTCTTGCCGTCAGGGTTTATCCGGTAGATGTGCCGGGAACTACTATGCCAAAGCCTTGGGGTGCTGTAGGTGAATTCCATAATGGAGGCAATGGAAACATTGGCTTAAATACTACCATGCTTATGAGCGTTGGATGGGATTTTACCTTTATGGATGGTATTCGTGACCGTAATACTGGTATCTGGAAAAGTATATCTATGTATACTACAGGGACATTGGCATTGCGTCATCCGTTTGTGAAGTCGGAACTACAAAAGCCGGGGTATGATGTAGCTCATGAAACTATATCCGTTGAAGTGGTTAATCCGCTTAATTCGATGGATACGATCAGCGGAGTGATCAGAGGAGAGATCACGGGAGAGAATATTGTAGTGGAAAAACCTTTCCGTATATTGCGGGGTGAGGAGAAAATGGTGACTTTCACTCCGGAAGAGTTTCCTCAACTTACTATCCGTAATCCACGCTTGTGGTGGCCGGTCAACAAAGGTCCTCAGAACTTGTATGAACTGAAATTGACAGTAAACGTAAAAGGTGCAGTTTGTGATTCTGTCAAGACACGATTTGGCATCCGTGAGATTACCTCTGATACAAATACTCCCGATAAATCGCGTGTATTTTACGTGAACGGTAAACGTATTTTTATTCGTGGCACAAACTGGATTCCTGAGGGAATGTTGCGTACTTCGGATGAACGCACCTATGCTGAGTTGAGGTATACTCGTCAGGCAGGTATCAACTTAGTTCGTTTCTGGGGTGGTGGCATAGTCGAGTCTGATTATTTTTATCAACTTTGTGATGAACTGGGATTATTGATCTGGCAGGAGTTCTGGATGACGGGCGATACACGCCATCCGCAGGATAAGAGTGTATATCTGAATAATGTGGCATCTACCGTGAAACGTATCCGTAATCATCCGGCTCTGGCCTATTATGTAGCTTCGAATGAGAGTTCCGAAGTTAGTGGTACACCTGAACTACTGAAACAACTTGATGGTACACGTGGCTATCAGATGCAATCGGAATGTGCAGGTGTGCATGATGGAAGTCCATATAAACAGGTGAATCCGATGCAGCATTATGAAAACACTGCTTCTGTGAGAGGTAGCCGTGTAGATGGTTTTAACCCCGAATATGGTGCTCCGACACTTCCTACGGTAGAAATTCTCCGGGAGATGATGGACGAGAAAGATTTATGGCCTATTAATAAAGAGGTTTGGGATTATCTGGATGGGAATGGATTCCATCTGATGTCTACCATGTATACTGACTTGGTTAATAATTACGGGCAATCTTCTTCTATTGATGAGTTTGCACAAAAAGGCCAGTTTGTGGGTGCCATGAACTCAAAAAGCATTTGGGAAGTATGGAACTATAATAAACTTGATTATGGTGACCGTTTCTGTTCCGGTTTACTATTCTGGTATCATAATTGTCCGGTGCGTCAGGTCTGTGCCCGCATGTGGGATTGGTCGTTGGAACCAACGGCTTCACTCTATCATACAGCTAATGCGTTGGAACCTTTGCATGCACAATTTGATTATCTAAAGAATACGGTGTCGGTGGTGAATGATTTCTATCAGGAATTTAAAGGGTATACAGTAGTGGCTCAGGTTTATGATATCAATAGTAAAAAGGTATTCGAAGAGTCTGAAAAAGTTGACCTTCCTTCGGATGGTGTGGCAAATGATGTATTGGCCATTCGCTTTCCTGGAGATATCTCACAGGTACATTTCATTAAGTTGAGATTGAAAGATGAGAAAGGCAAGGAAGTCTCGTCCAATTTCTACTGGCGTTCCAATGATAAGTATGAAGGTAAGGAAACGCTGACTGGTCCTACTTCTTCAGGCTTTGAAACATTGTCTCAGTTGAAAAAGGCCAGATTGAATACTTCTTATAAGACAAGAAAGAGCGAAGGCAAGTATTTCGTAGATGTTACAGTGAAGAATGTGTCTGGTTCTATCGCCTTTTTCAATCAGTTGCAGTTCCTTAATCAGGATTTGAAACCTATTCGCCCCTCTTTTTATACGGATAATTTCTTTTCTTTGATGCCGGGTGAGAGTAAATCCGTAGTTATCGAAACGAATGCTGAAAAGATAACTGAAGAGCCGGTGATAGTAGTGAAAGGATGGAATGTAGATCGTAAACAAATAAACAAATGA
- a CDS encoding beta-mannosidase yields the protein MNTKVKTRTWVALLNLLFLFTAVNAQPVRQYLHEGWNFRQARGTNWYEATVPGTVHTDLMNNKLIDDPFYRLNERGVQWVDKEDWIYRTTFEVTPELLAKKNIVLHFEGLDTYADVTLNGKKILSADNMFCEWQADVRSLLKEHGNELQVYLHSPIKIAMPKWEAVPFQYRSSNDQSENGGLLNRKVGVFVRKAGYHFGWDWGPRLVTSGIWRSVSLEAWDEARINDVFYNQQSVTAQRAVVDVTVEVLADKETEAKVAVINYTDNRTECRKLIRLNKGLNKIPVSFTMKNPRLWWTNGLGEPFLYNFATTLELDGKQIDITEEKLGIRSLKVITAPDKYGESFYFELNGQPLFAKGANYIPCDNFLTRVTDSIYEKTIRDAVSANMNMLRVWGGGVYEKDIFYDLCDKYGILIWQDFMFACSVFPAEGELLENIRREAIDNVRRLRNHSCIALWCGNNECLDAWFNWNWKNTYDKQNPAYSDIIWKQFKDQYFVTLPAVVEEFHSGACYRKSSPYSDDKGTRNHTVGDMHYWEVWQGLKPLSEFNHERSRFFSEYGFQSFPEFESIKRYAPLPEDWELTSEVMMSHQRGGTAANKRINDFLLSEYRQPKDFRSFTYMSQLLQADAMKMAMEAHRRDMPYCMGSLVWQHNDCWPVASWSSRDYYGRWKAQHYFTVKSFADLLVSPIEKENILQIYMVSDRLKSTSGKLTVCVFRLDGSGVVKEFKKQITVPANTSTVVWKEAVDELLNGEKKEDVVVHVFYKDKTGTEYTNNYFLAKQKDMHYAAARINKDFVPTEGGYEVTLSCDVFARGVFLSLQEDIDNFISDNYMDILPGKPVTLKVTTELPSLQFAEKLQVASFSDAVEQ from the coding sequence ATGAATACGAAAGTAAAGACAAGAACATGGGTAGCTTTGTTGAATCTGCTGTTTTTGTTTACAGCAGTCAATGCACAGCCTGTCCGTCAGTACTTGCATGAAGGATGGAACTTCCGGCAGGCGAGGGGTACTAACTGGTATGAAGCCACTGTTCCGGGAACAGTTCATACAGACCTGATGAATAACAAACTGATAGATGACCCTTTCTACAGGCTCAATGAGCGTGGTGTACAGTGGGTGGATAAAGAAGACTGGATTTACCGGACGACATTTGAGGTAACCCCTGAGTTACTTGCAAAGAAGAATATTGTGCTACATTTTGAGGGACTGGATACTTATGCTGATGTGACATTGAACGGAAAGAAGATTCTTTCTGCTGATAATATGTTTTGCGAATGGCAGGCGGATGTCCGTTCTCTCTTAAAGGAGCATGGCAATGAATTGCAGGTTTATTTGCATTCTCCTATTAAGATAGCCATGCCGAAATGGGAAGCTGTTCCTTTCCAGTATCGCAGTTCGAATGACCAGTCCGAGAATGGAGGATTGCTTAATCGCAAGGTCGGAGTGTTTGTTCGTAAAGCGGGTTATCATTTTGGTTGGGACTGGGGACCTCGTTTGGTTACTTCAGGTATCTGGCGTTCTGTTAGTCTGGAAGCATGGGATGAGGCTCGTATTAATGATGTCTTTTATAACCAGCAGTCGGTGACAGCCCAGAGGGCCGTAGTGGATGTCACGGTGGAAGTCTTGGCGGATAAGGAGACAGAAGCAAAGGTAGCTGTAATTAATTATACGGACAATCGTACCGAGTGCCGGAAATTGATTCGTTTGAATAAAGGCTTGAATAAAATTCCGGTATCTTTTACGATGAAGAATCCCCGGTTATGGTGGACAAACGGTTTGGGCGAACCTTTCTTGTATAATTTTGCAACGACGCTGGAACTGGATGGTAAGCAAATAGATATTACGGAGGAAAAACTGGGTATCCGTTCATTGAAAGTGATAACGGCTCCTGACAAATATGGTGAAAGTTTTTATTTTGAACTAAATGGACAACCTTTGTTTGCCAAAGGAGCGAATTACATTCCTTGTGATAACTTTCTGACACGTGTTACTGATTCCATTTATGAAAAAACAATTCGGGATGCAGTCAGTGCAAACATGAATATGCTACGCGTGTGGGGTGGCGGAGTTTATGAGAAAGATATTTTTTATGACTTGTGTGATAAATACGGCATTTTAATTTGGCAGGACTTTATGTTTGCGTGTAGCGTATTTCCTGCCGAGGGTGAATTGCTGGAAAATATCCGCAGGGAAGCCATTGATAATGTACGACGCTTGCGCAATCACAGTTGTATAGCTCTTTGGTGTGGGAATAATGAATGTCTCGATGCCTGGTTCAACTGGAACTGGAAAAATACCTATGACAAACAGAATCCTGCTTATTCGGATATTATATGGAAACAATTCAAAGATCAGTATTTTGTGACGTTGCCGGCTGTGGTAGAAGAGTTTCATTCGGGTGCTTGTTATCGTAAGTCATCTCCTTATTCTGATGATAAGGGAACGCGCAATCATACGGTGGGGGATATGCACTATTGGGAAGTCTGGCAAGGATTGAAACCTCTTTCTGAGTTCAATCATGAGCGGAGCCGTTTCTTCAGCGAGTATGGTTTTCAGTCATTCCCGGAATTTGAGTCAATCAAACGGTATGCACCTTTGCCTGAAGATTGGGAGCTGACTTCGGAAGTCATGATGTCGCATCAGCGAGGGGGAACAGCAGCTAATAAGCGTATCAATGATTTCCTTTTGTCGGAATACCGTCAACCGAAAGATTTCCGTTCGTTTACCTATATGAGCCAGCTTTTACAGGCTGATGCTATGAAAATGGCTATGGAGGCGCATCGGAGGGATATGCCCTATTGCATGGGGTCATTGGTATGGCAGCATAACGATTGCTGGCCGGTGGCATCTTGGTCAAGCCGCGACTATTACGGACGTTGGAAGGCGCAGCATTATTTTACGGTAAAGTCTTTCGCCGACTTACTGGTATCGCCAATAGAAAAGGAAAACATATTGCAGATTTATATGGTATCAGATAGGCTAAAGAGCACTTCTGGTAAATTAACGGTCTGTGTGTTCAGATTGGATGGTAGCGGAGTAGTGAAAGAATTCAAGAAACAGATAACTGTTCCGGCTAATACAAGTACAGTTGTGTGGAAGGAAGCTGTGGACGAGTTATTGAATGGAGAGAAAAAAGAAGACGTCGTTGTACACGTTTTTTATAAGGATAAGACAGGAACAGAGTATACTAATAATTATTTTTTGGCGAAGCAAAAGGATATGCATTATGCAGCAGCCCGGATTAATAAAGACTTTGTACCGACTGAAGGAGGTTATGAGGTAACTCTGTCTTGTGATGTGTTTGCAAGAGGCGTTTTCCTGTCGCTCCAAGAGGATATCGACAATTTCATATCCGACAATTATATGGATATTTTGCCTGGCAAACCGGTTACGCTTAAAGTGACTACTGAACTACCTTCGTTGCAGTTTGCCGAAAAATTGCAGGTTGCTTCTTTCTCGGATGCAGTGGAACAATAG
- a CDS encoding glycoside hydrolase family 28 protein has product MMNKCNIVLLVVSLLFSSSLIAGTIDVTKRGAKGDGVTDNTIIIQKAVDECSKKGGGTVLIPSGSYLIRPIELKSNVNLHLDFGTLLLGSTRLSDYDHAFPFKDGTMNQSSGLLFARGQKNISITGFGTIDGQGGDKAFQFGNDADGGPKRPKIIYFVECRDIVVTDVTLRNSAYWVQHYEKCEDVTIRGLKVFSHCNYNNDGLDIDAKNATIFDCYIDVEDDAICFKSDHPEFCENITVTNCVTASNCNAIKFGTASHGGYRNIAVSNCVVRRAAEDNIRHWSKQLEHISADVTVISGVAIEMVDGGIIDGITVSNISMRDVQTPIFIRLGDRNRTYRKEGGVLKNINISNIVATAESLIACSITGVETSCVENVSINNVQISYPGGGTLDMINKSVPEMIKSYPENRMFGNTLPAAGFYVRHARNVRFNNVRFDATKPDARPLFFLDDVVGAELNQCKGAAPADAKFIRTVHSSGIVADGKYLDK; this is encoded by the coding sequence ATGATGAATAAATGTAATATAGTCTTGCTTGTAGTATCTTTGCTATTTTCATCTTCTCTTATAGCAGGAACAATTGATGTGACTAAACGTGGAGCTAAAGGAGACGGTGTAACGGATAATACAATTATTATACAGAAGGCCGTAGATGAATGTTCGAAGAAAGGAGGAGGAACCGTCTTGATACCATCCGGATCTTATTTGATACGCCCTATTGAACTGAAATCAAATGTGAACCTTCATCTGGATTTTGGCACTTTATTGTTGGGAAGTACACGTTTGTCGGATTATGATCATGCTTTTCCATTCAAGGACGGTACAATGAATCAGTCTTCCGGGCTTTTGTTTGCACGTGGACAGAAGAACATCTCGATTACTGGATTCGGAACAATTGACGGACAAGGCGGAGATAAAGCTTTTCAATTTGGCAATGATGCGGATGGCGGACCGAAGCGCCCTAAGATAATCTATTTTGTAGAGTGCCGCGATATCGTTGTGACCGATGTCACCCTCCGTAATTCTGCCTATTGGGTACAGCATTATGAAAAATGTGAAGATGTAACTATCCGTGGTTTGAAAGTATTCAGTCATTGTAATTATAATAATGACGGGCTTGATATAGATGCTAAGAATGCGACTATATTCGATTGCTACATTGATGTGGAAGATGATGCTATTTGTTTCAAGAGTGACCATCCGGAATTTTGCGAGAACATAACGGTTACGAATTGTGTAACAGCGAGCAATTGCAATGCAATCAAATTCGGTACAGCTTCTCATGGAGGATACCGGAATATCGCGGTTTCCAATTGCGTTGTTCGTCGAGCAGCAGAAGATAATATTCGTCATTGGAGTAAACAGCTTGAGCATATTTCTGCCGATGTTACCGTTATTTCGGGTGTTGCCATAGAAATGGTTGATGGAGGTATTATTGATGGCATCACCGTTTCCAATATTTCTATGCGCGATGTCCAGACTCCTATATTCATCCGTTTGGGAGACAGAAATCGCACTTACCGGAAAGAAGGTGGTGTACTGAAGAATATAAATATCAGCAACATTGTAGCAACTGCCGAAAGCTTGATAGCTTGTTCTATAACCGGTGTGGAAACGAGCTGTGTAGAGAATGTTTCGATTAATAATGTGCAAATCAGCTATCCGGGAGGAGGGACTCTGGATATGATTAATAAGTCCGTTCCGGAGATGATAAAGAGCTACCCTGAGAATAGAATGTTTGGTAATACATTGCCGGCGGCAGGCTTTTATGTGCGCCATGCTAGGAATGTGAGGTTCAATAATGTACGTTTTGATGCGACTAAACCAGATGCACGTCCGTTGTTCTTTTTGGATGATGTTGTCGGAGCAGAACTGAATCAGTGCAAGGGAGCAGCTCCTGCTGATGCGAAATTTATTCGTACAGTGCATAGCTCAGGGATAGTAGCTGATGGTAAGTATCTGGATAAATAG